The genomic region CACTACATTGTCAACTGCATTAATTGCTACATCTATATCTCCGAGAAAATCTGACATACCTGGTGTATCAAAAAAATAGAATCTTGTGTCATTATAATCAACAGATACTACATGATTTGAAAATGTTGCCCCTTTATCTTTTTCTACCTCTTCGGAATCCAAATATCTTTGACCTATTCTATCTGCTCCACTATAATTTTTTAATATAGCATCCATTAACGTGGTTTTCCCACATCCATGATGCCCAAAGAGCCCCACTATCCTTTTTTTATCTGGTTTAATATTAGCCATATAATACACCCCCACTGTTAGAATATCTATTTTTTCTTAAACACCCCCAAGAAGGCGGGAATTTTATTTCTCCAATTTTCAGATCTATAATTTAAGACCTTACCATTATAATAAAATATAGATGAACTTCCCCCATCAAGCATCATCGCCTGTTTTATATTTCCTATCTTCTCCAACAATAATTGAGCCTCATCATAATTTATACCTGGGTTAGATTCCATATACCCATCAACTACTATAAATAATACCATATTATCGTTATCAATTGCAACTATCGTTCTAGGTGTTTTTCGATTAATAATGCTTGATGAGTAAGCGAGTTTCTCTTCTTTTAGCGCTTCTTGCATTAAATCGTCAGTTATTACCAAAGGTCCACCTTCAACCATTTCTTTTATCGATATTTTTTGGTTAATATCAATATTAAAAATAACCTCATCACCTTCATTAATATCAGAGATATATTTTTTATATTTTTTATCAATCAGCAATAATCTCTGATCTTTAATAGGTCTTTCTTTACCAATATGAACAATATAACCATTTTCTATAAGTAAAAAGATATAATCATCTTCACTTTCATTAATTTTACCTTTATATTCGCTTGTATATAGTTTAACATCACCTTTCCATGCAGTATTTATTGCCTTTATCCAGAACGGAACATCTTTCACATATATTTTATACTCCATAACAATATCTTTTATTACAGGATTACCATAATTATCAAGGATGAAACAGGGTCTTAGGTATGATGAAATATGCTGAATTTTACCTTCAGTTATGATTTTTCCAATTGGTTCCAATGTTGAAACATCAAAATATCCTGCATTTATTGCAATCAAAGGTTTTGTCTTATTTAAAAACTTCTCTGCATCTTCTGGAGAACCCAAATTATTAAATAAAACCTTTATCTCAAGTTCCTTTGGATTTATTCTTGCGATATGAACAGGAATGATCCTTCCATTTAAATCTATCATTTTATTTTCCACTTTTAATAATTCGGTATCAAGTGTTATTCTTTCTTGATTATTATTGATTTTTTGTGATTTAACATATGTATTTTGCTGATTTTTTATCTCATTTAACTTTTGTTCTAAAGGAGATGCCTGAACACTTTCTTCGCTTTTTTTAGTATTACTTTTATAAACTGTTTTACTAGATTTTGTTTTATCATTTGCCTTATTATCGGTGGAGTTATTTTCATCTGGATTTATTTTAGATTCATTTAAAGTAAATATAACACTTCTCTTGGATATAGTCATATCATAACTTTCAAAATTCTTTATCGTATATTTTATTATATTGTCTGATACTACTTTATAATCAATATCTGCCGGCACTGGAAACTCATTTATTGCTGGAAAGATTAGAAATCCATCCTTTTCTATTTTAAGCATTTTTTCATTAATTAAATGACTTAATGTAAAAATAATTTTATTAAAAGAATATTCTATTTTTATTACTCTTGGAATGCTTTTATATATGAATATATCATCATTTAATCTAAATGACTTAAGAGAAAAAAAATCTTTAATTGCATCTAACCATACATATAATTTTTCATCCTTTGATATTACGGCAGATGAATATGCTCTATTAATATTAAAATTAACTCTTGCTGTTCCCTTTATTAAGTCTAATTCTAATATATCATTATTTTCTGGATTCGAAAGATATACAATGTTTTTGGATG from Marinitoga aeolica harbors:
- a CDS encoding phosphodiester glycosidase family protein yields the protein MYKKLFLILTVLFSILSFSNIYYIGITKESTEFNNMLFSNKIYIDVEEFVKFFKLQQFPSKNIVYLSNPENNDILELDLIKGTARVNFNINRAYSSAVISKDEKLYVWLDAIKDFFSLKSFRLNDDIFIYKSIPRVIKIEYSFNKIIFTLSHLINEKMLKIEKDGFLIFPAINEFPVPADIDYKVVSDNIIKYTIKNFESYDMTISKRSVIFTLNESKINPDENNSTDNKANDKTKSSKTVYKSNTKKSEESVQASPLEQKLNEIKNQQNTYVKSQKINNNQERITLDTELLKVENKMIDLNGRIIPVHIARINPKELEIKVLFNNLGSPEDAEKFLNKTKPLIAINAGYFDVSTLEPIGKIITEGKIQHISSYLRPCFILDNYGNPVIKDIVMEYKIYVKDVPFWIKAINTAWKGDVKLYTSEYKGKINESEDDYIFLLIENGYIVHIGKERPIKDQRLLLIDKKYKKYISDINEGDEVIFNIDINQKISIKEMVEGGPLVITDDLMQEALKEEKLAYSSSIINRKTPRTIVAIDNDNMVLFIVVDGYMESNPGINYDEAQLLLEKIGNIKQAMMLDGGSSSIFYYNGKVLNYRSENWRNKIPAFLGVFKKK